From the genome of Brachyhypopomus gauderio isolate BG-103 chromosome 20, BGAUD_0.2, whole genome shotgun sequence, one region includes:
- the LOC143484194 gene encoding uncharacterized protein LOC143484194 isoform X2, whose product MSADGNEGGEDDGEVLLELHLLCDSETSCTKSVGTDLSMEDIGNLQTEVCELRKVIELLQRKLNKQPENLSKEDVATLCSVCKAELNQRETQDYGQRDQHTPQDTDYILRQNPVCKPEANPMETLEPDCNAGVQRTPQDMEDVSSLSPVCDMKTKPTETLELDCNTEYQYIKQEMQDVPCVFVVCKTESNPVETRDTDSNTISQCIKQEIHVETNMSPVDTIDPNPTESLESNCNVGDQHTPQTPLKTCSVRLVDCIRGGHDDRNNKNDFIPELKSSSALLHVFSCSVCPHSYTAQMYLHKHIRTCHHEEYVRLLKSGQIKYENLAPKRNFTNPQMLSKTLQRIHTGGKPYYCSECGKGFTRRNYFHQHQRTHTGEKPYQCSECGKSFSQQCHLYRHQHNHTGKRPYQCSECGKSFIRRDCLHKHLHIHTREKWNHC is encoded by the exons ATGTCTGCTGACGGCAatgagggtggagaggatgATGGAGAGGTTCTGCTGGAGTTACACCTGTTATGTGACTCTGAAACATCCTGCACAAAGTCAGTAGGGACTGATCTCTCCATGGAGGATATTGGAAACCTACAAACTGAAGTCTGTGAACTGAGAAAAGTGATTGAATTGCTACAGAGAAAGTTGAATAAGCAACCAGAAAATCTTTCTAAAGAG GATGTTGCCACTTTGTGCAGTGTCTGTAAAGCTGAACTAAACCAAAGAGAAACACAAGACTATGGTCAgagagaccagcacacaccacaggacacagaTTATATACTCAGACAGAATCCAGTGTGTAAACCCGAAGCAAATCCCATGGAGACACTGGAACCTGACTGTAACGCTGGAGTCCAGCGCACACCACAGGACATGGAGGATGTATCCAGTCTGTCTCCAGTGTGTGACATGAAAACAAAACCCACAGAAACACTGGAACTTGACTGTAACACTGAGTACCAATACATAAAGCAGGAGATGCAGGATGTGCCTTGTGTATTTGTGGTGTGTAAGACTGAATCAAACCCTGTGGAGACACGGGACACTGACTCGAACACCATAAGCCAATGCATAAAGCAGGAGATACACGTTGAAACCAATATGTCTCCTGTGGATACAATCGACCCAAACCCCACAGAGTCCCTGGAGTCTAACTGTAATGTtggagaccagcacacaccacagactCCATTAAAGACGTGTTCAGTGAGACTGGTGGACTGCATCCGTGGTGGACATGATGATCGTAATAATAAGAATGATTTTATACCAG AACTCAAATCATCTTCTGCACTCCTGCACGTCTTCTCCTGCTCTGTGTGTCCACATTCCTATACAGCTCAAATGTATCTCCACAAACACATCAGGACATGTCACCAtgaggagtatgtcagactgcTGAAGTCAGGACAAATTAAATATGAGAATCTGGCACCCAAACGCAACTTCACAAATCCACAAATGTTATCCAAAACTctccagcgcattcacacaggtggGAAACCgtattactgctcagagtgtgggaaaggTTTTACTCGACGGAATTATTTCCACCAACACCAgcgcactcacacaggagagaagccatatcaatgctcagagtgtgggaagagttttagtcaACAGTGTCATCTCTACCGACACCAGCACAATCACACGGGCAAGAGGCCATATcaatgctcagagtgtgggaagagttttattcGACGGGATTGTCTCCACAAACACCTGCACATTCACACTAGAGAGAAGTGGAATCACTGCTAA
- the LOC143484194 gene encoding uncharacterized protein LOC143484194 isoform X1: MSADGNEGGEDDGEVLLELHLLCDSETSCTKSVGTDLSMEDIGNLQTEVCELRKVIELLQRKLNKQPENLSKEKDVATLCSVCKAELNQRETQDYGQRDQHTPQDTDYILRQNPVCKPEANPMETLEPDCNAGVQRTPQDMEDVSSLSPVCDMKTKPTETLELDCNTEYQYIKQEMQDVPCVFVVCKTESNPVETRDTDSNTISQCIKQEIHVETNMSPVDTIDPNPTESLESNCNVGDQHTPQTPLKTCSVRLVDCIRGGHDDRNNKNDFIPELKSSSALLHVFSCSVCPHSYTAQMYLHKHIRTCHHEEYVRLLKSGQIKYENLAPKRNFTNPQMLSKTLQRIHTGGKPYYCSECGKGFTRRNYFHQHQRTHTGEKPYQCSECGKSFSQQCHLYRHQHNHTGKRPYQCSECGKSFIRRDCLHKHLHIHTREKWNHC, encoded by the exons ATGTCTGCTGACGGCAatgagggtggagaggatgATGGAGAGGTTCTGCTGGAGTTACACCTGTTATGTGACTCTGAAACATCCTGCACAAAGTCAGTAGGGACTGATCTCTCCATGGAGGATATTGGAAACCTACAAACTGAAGTCTGTGAACTGAGAAAAGTGATTGAATTGCTACAGAGAAAGTTGAATAAGCAACCAGAAAATCTTTCTAAAGAG AAGGATGTTGCCACTTTGTGCAGTGTCTGTAAAGCTGAACTAAACCAAAGAGAAACACAAGACTATGGTCAgagagaccagcacacaccacaggacacagaTTATATACTCAGACAGAATCCAGTGTGTAAACCCGAAGCAAATCCCATGGAGACACTGGAACCTGACTGTAACGCTGGAGTCCAGCGCACACCACAGGACATGGAGGATGTATCCAGTCTGTCTCCAGTGTGTGACATGAAAACAAAACCCACAGAAACACTGGAACTTGACTGTAACACTGAGTACCAATACATAAAGCAGGAGATGCAGGATGTGCCTTGTGTATTTGTGGTGTGTAAGACTGAATCAAACCCTGTGGAGACACGGGACACTGACTCGAACACCATAAGCCAATGCATAAAGCAGGAGATACACGTTGAAACCAATATGTCTCCTGTGGATACAATCGACCCAAACCCCACAGAGTCCCTGGAGTCTAACTGTAATGTtggagaccagcacacaccacagactCCATTAAAGACGTGTTCAGTGAGACTGGTGGACTGCATCCGTGGTGGACATGATGATCGTAATAATAAGAATGATTTTATACCAG AACTCAAATCATCTTCTGCACTCCTGCACGTCTTCTCCTGCTCTGTGTGTCCACATTCCTATACAGCTCAAATGTATCTCCACAAACACATCAGGACATGTCACCAtgaggagtatgtcagactgcTGAAGTCAGGACAAATTAAATATGAGAATCTGGCACCCAAACGCAACTTCACAAATCCACAAATGTTATCCAAAACTctccagcgcattcacacaggtggGAAACCgtattactgctcagagtgtgggaaaggTTTTACTCGACGGAATTATTTCCACCAACACCAgcgcactcacacaggagagaagccatatcaatgctcagagtgtgggaagagttttagtcaACAGTGTCATCTCTACCGACACCAGCACAATCACACGGGCAAGAGGCCATATcaatgctcagagtgtgggaagagttttattcGACGGGATTGTCTCCACAAACACCTGCACATTCACACTAGAGAGAAGTGGAATCACTGCTAA